From Gemmatimonadaceae bacterium:
CCCGCACGACGCGGCGGATTTCGACGAGCCGCGCGACGCCGCCGCCATCAGAGAACTCGCAACACGCGGGTCGGTCGCGATCGGCGAGTGCGGCCTCGACTACCACTACGACCATTCGCCGCGCCCGATGCAGCGTCGCGCCTTCGCCGCGCAGTTGGCGATCGCGCGCGAGCTCGACCGGCCGGTCGTCGTGCACACGCGCGAAGCGGAAGATGACACGCGCGCCATGATCGTCGAGGCGGGAGCGGCCGGCGTGCGCGGCGTGCTTCATTGCTTCACCGGCAGCGTCGCGCTGGCCGAGGCGGCGCTCTCGGTGGGCTGGTACGTTTCGTTCAGCGGCATCGTGACCTTCAAGAAGTGGGAGGGGGACGAGGTCATTCGGCTGGTGCCGGCGGATCGGCTCCTCGTCGAGTCGGATTCGCCGTACCTCGCGCCCGTCCCGAACCGCGGTCGGCGAAACGAGCCGGCGTGGGTTAGCTTGACCGTCGCGCGCGTCGCGAACGTCCGCGGCGTCGAGTCCGTGACGCTCGGCGCCGAGACGTCGCGCAATGCCGCGCGCTTGTTCGGACTATCAATTTCTTCGGAGAATCTGTCGTGAGCGTGAAGACCGTGCACACGAACGCCGCGCCGGCGGCGATCGGGCCATACTCGCAGGGCATCGTCGCCAACGGGTTTCTGTTCACCGCCGGCCAGATCGCGATCGATCCCGCGACTGGACAGATCGTGACGGGGGACGTCGCTAAGCAGACCGAGCGCGTCATGGCGAATCTCGCGGCCGTGCTCGCTACGGTGAACGCGACCTGGGCCGACGTCGTGAAGACCACGGTCTTCTTGCACGACATGGGCGATTTTCCCGTCGTGAACGAAGTCTACGGCAAGGCCCTCGGCGAAGCGCGTCCCGCCCGCTCGACCGTGCAGGTGTCGGCATTGCCGCGGGGCGTGCTCGTCGAAATCGACGCGGTGGTCGCCGTTCCATGATCGCCGAAGAGACCGCCCGGCTCACCACGTTCGCGCGATGCGCCGGATGCGCGGCGAAACTCGGACACCTCGATCTTTCGCAGGCGCTCGCCGGCGTCCCGGTAAGGTCGGACCCGCGTCTGCTGGTCGGACGCGAGACCTTCGACGACGCCGGCGTATTTCAGGTGTCCGAAGATCTGGCCCTGGTGCAGACCGTCGATTTCTTCGCGCCGATCGTCGACGACCCATATTCGTTCGGCCAGGTCGCAGCGGCCAACGCGCTGTCGGACGTGTACGCGATGGGAGGGGAGCCGTTGACCGCGCTCAACATCGTCGGCTTTCCGGCGAATCGGCTGCCGCTCGAGGTGCTCACCGAACTCCTCCGCGGGGGCCAGGACAAGGTTCACGAGGCCGGAGCGCTCGTCGTCGGCGGACACACGATCATCGACGACGAGTTGAAGTTCGGTCTGTCGGTCACGGGCCGCGTCGATCCCAAGAAGATGCTGAGCAACGCGAACGCCAAGGTCGGCGACCATCTGGTCCTCACCAAGCCGCTCGGCACGGCGATTCTCGCCACGGCGGCCAAGCGAGGCGATCTCGGAGCGAGCGAAACGAAAGGGCTGATCGATTCGATGACGAAGCTGAATGCGTCGGCAAGCCGCGGCGCCGTCGCCGTCGGCGCCCGCTGCGCGACGGACATCACCGGCTTCGGTCTGCTGGGCCACGCCAGCCACATCGCCGAAGCGAGCCATGTCTCGATCGTCATCGACGCGGACAAGCTTCCGGTGCTTCCCGGCGCCCGCGACGCCTGGGATCGTGGCGTGACGACGGGCGGATCCGAGCGGAACGAACGTTATTTGGAGGAGCGTGTAGACTGGCGGACCTCCTCGTCGTTCCTGCGCGCGTTGGCGATGGATCCACAAACGTCGGGCGGTCTGCTCGTCGCCGTGCCGGCCGACAAGGTCGGACAATACCTTTCGCTGGTTTCGGAAGGGATCGAGATCGGCGTGGTTGTCGACCGGCACACGCACGGTCTCGTGTTCGCGTGACGCTTGGAGAAACGTCGAGGGGGAGTGGAGGGGGCCTGGTGGCTCTCGCGGTCTTCAAAACCGTTTGCGACCTGACCTTTGTCGGGTTGGGTGGGTTCGATTCCCATGCACTCCCGCCAAGCGCGCTTCGTCGATTGCCGCCGTCATCATGATGCCATCGTTATCGATGTCTAATCTTCGGCGCGGCCTGGCCGCCGCCGCCATCGCTGCGATCGCGCTTCCGTCGCGCGCCACCGGGCAGCGCACCGACACGATTCCGCGCGAGCCGATCCGGCCGCTGTCGACCGTCCCGCCCGATTCGCTGCATCCGCCGATCAGCGCGCGCCGAGCGTTCTTCTACTCGTTTCTCGTCCCGGGCTCCGGTCAGTCGATCCTCGGCCGCCACAAAGCCGCGGCCGCGTTCATGTTCGTCGAGGCGGTCTGTATCGCGATGATCCGCGAATCGGGCGCCGACGTGCACGAGGCACGCCGCGCCGCCAACGACACGCTGATCATCTCGTACGTCGATGCGGCGGGAAATCCCGCCGTCACGACCGCGCCGCCGCGCTTCGGCGACAATGAGATTCACACGCGCGAGGCGCACGTCGAGGACTGGGCCGCGCTCCTCGTCGGCAACCACCTCTTCGCGGGCGCCGACGCGTTCGTCGCGTCGCACCTGTGGGACGTTCCGATCCACGTCGGCATGCGCGTGGCGCCGGGCGGCCGCGGTCTGGCGCTCGCCGTCGCGATTCAGCGCTGATGTCCAGCTCTCGTCCGATCGGCGTCTTCGATTCGGGCATCGGCGGACTCACCGTCGTGCACGAGCTCATCCACCAGCTGCCGCACGAGAGCATCGTCTACTTCGGCGACACCGCGCGCGTGCCCTACGGACCAAAGAGTCCGGACACGGTGCGACGCTACAGTCGCGAGATTGCGTCCTTTCTCACCGAGCAAGACGTCAAGGCGATCGTCATTGCCTGCAACACTGCCACGGCGCATGCGCTCGGCACTCTGAGGGCCGAATTGTCGTTGCCGGTGGTGGGAGTCGTCGAGCCCGGTGCTCGCGCGGCCGTCGCCGCGACGCGCGCCGGCCGCATCGGTGTCATCGGGACCGCCGGCACGATCCGATCCGGCGCGTACGAGCGGGCGATCTGCGCGCTCCTTCCGACCGCGCAGGTCACGGCCCGCGCCTGCCCGCTCTTCGTTCCGCTCGTCGAGGAGGGCTGGGTCGACCACGAAGCCACGCGCCTCGTCGCGCGCGAGTACCTCGAACCCTTGGTGGCCGCCGGCGTGGATACGCTGGTTCTTGGTTGCACGCACTATCCGCTGCTGAAGCCTCTTTTGAGGACTGTGATGGGTCCCGAGGTCCGGCTGATCGACAGCGCCGAGGAAACGGCGGCGGAGGCGGCGCGCACGTTGGCCGGAAAAAGTCTTTCCGCTCCGGACGCGTCGGCGCCGGCGTATCGCTTCGTTGCCTCCGACGACCCCGACCAGTTCCTACGCGTCGGCCAGCGGTTTCTTGGCGGCGCGGTGGAGAACGTCGAGATCCGCACTCTCGGCTGACGGCTCGCCGCGTGCGCCGCTTTCCCAGCGACGCAGCACGATCTCGTCGGGCGTGATCCGGAGAAAGGTCGGCGCGTCGAGCCACGACCCGGCGTTCGCGTAGGCCGCGCCGCCGGTCAATCGCTCGAGGGTAGGGACGTGCGAGTGGCCGAACAACACGAGGTCGATCGCCGGATTCGCCACCGCCACGCGTTCGGCGGCCACGCGCAATCCGCGACCGTGGTCGCGCGCCGCGTAGTTGCGGCTTGCGCTCGAGCTGCCCGACGCGAGAGGCGTCGCGAGATCGGGGTGCAACCAGCGAAACGACCGGATCGCCCACGAATTCCGAAGCACGCGGCGTAGCGCGCGGTACCGCCGGTCCTCGCGAGGGCGGAGCCCGTCTCCGTGCTCGATGTGGGTACGCCAGCCGGCCACGTCTTCGACGAGCGGGCCGAATCGGTAGTCGACCCCGACATCCTGTCGCAGGACGTCACCTCCCCAACAGTCGTGGTTGCCGGCGATCATCAACACCTGCACGCCCGCATCGACCACGTCGCCCAGCGCGGCCACCGTCCGAAACGCGCCGCGAGGAATGACCGTGCGCCACTCGAACCAGAACTCGAAGAGGTCGCCGTTCACGATCAACGAACCGGCGTGGGTCGCGACATGCCGGAGGAAGCCGATCACAGCGCGCTCGACGTCAGCGCCGGCGAAGCCCAAATGAGCGTCGGAGAAGACGTAGCAAGGCGCTTTCAGCACGCGCGAATTTTACCTGCGCCGCGCTCGCTTTACAAACAAACCATGCCCGACGATCTTCGCGACGTGACCAACGAGGCCGCGGCTCCCCGCGTCGTGACTCCTCCGGCGGGCGCCCTGCCGCCGCACGACATCCAGTTTCGCGTGCGCTACGCCGAAACCGACCAGATGGGTGTCGTCTATCACACGAACTATCTGATCTGGTGCGAGGTCGGGCGTACTGACTTCATCCGTGCGCGCGGAATGAGCTACGCCGACATCGAACGATCCGGCGTCGGTCTTGCTGTGTCTGACCTGAAGGCGCGATTCCACGGCGCGGCACGCTACGACGACCTGGTTCGAGTACGCACGACTCTGGCTGACCTGCGGTCGCGAAGCATCACCTTCGACTACGTGATCACCAACGCGGAAACCAACGAGCGGCTCGTGAGCGCGAGCACCACGCTCGTCTCGATCGACAAGAGCGGACGTCTCGTCGCCATCCCATCCACCGTGCGCGGCTTGTTCCAGCCCCTCCCCCTGCCTCAGGCTCATCCACACACTCACACGCAGACGCCGCCGGAGAATCGCTGATGGCTCGACGCGCCACGCGTGCCGGTCGCGCGGGCTTTCTCGCGTGCGCCGCCGTCGCGATGGCCGCCTGTCGGCCCCCGCGACTCACGCCGTTGACGGGCGATTTGGTGGCACCGACACGGCTGCCGCGCGCCGCGATGGCGCCCGGGCACCACCGCATTGTGTTCAACTGGGAAGTCAGCCAGTACACGATGTCGACGAAGGGGGAGGGAGCCGCCCGCGTGGCGTCCCCGGACAGCGCGCGCCTCGACTTCTTCTTGAATGGCGGGATCTACGCCGGGGCGGTCGTCCTGGTGGGCGACTCGCTAAGAACTCCACCCACCGGCGACTCGCCGGCCGGGCTTATTCCGTCGTCAACCCTGCTTTGGGCGGCTTTGGGGCGTGTTGCGTTGCCAAATCTCCCCGATACCGTCATTCGTGTTGAGGGTGTGACCCTTCGGGCCGACATCGGGCGTCCGGTCGCCTGGCGGCTCAGCTTTCACGGCGACTCACTGTTTCGCGTCGAACGCGTTCAGGGTGACCGTGTAGCAGAGTGGGTCGATCGCAGTGACCCCTCTCATATCAAATATCGGAATGAAGGCGCGCGGCGGACAGTACAACTTACGATTACGAAATCGGAAGACGGCGGCGAATTC
This genomic window contains:
- a CDS encoding thioesterase family protein, which gives rise to MPDDLRDVTNEAAAPRVVTPPAGALPPHDIQFRVRYAETDQMGVVYHTNYLIWCEVGRTDFIRARGMSYADIERSGVGLAVSDLKARFHGAARYDDLVRVRTTLADLRSRSITFDYVITNAETNERLVSASTTLVSIDKSGRLVAIPSTVRGLFQPLPLPQAHPHTHTQTPPENR
- the murI gene encoding glutamate racemase; this encodes MSSSRPIGVFDSGIGGLTVVHELIHQLPHESIVYFGDTARVPYGPKSPDTVRRYSREIASFLTEQDVKAIVIACNTATAHALGTLRAELSLPVVGVVEPGARAAVAATRAGRIGVIGTAGTIRSGAYERAICALLPTAQVTARACPLFVPLVEEGWVDHEATRLVAREYLEPLVAAGVDTLVLGCTHYPLLKPLLRTVMGPEVRLIDSAEETAAEAARTLAGKSLSAPDASAPAYRFVASDDPDQFLRVGQRFLGGAVENVEIRTLG
- a CDS encoding Rid family detoxifying hydrolase, encoding MSVKTVHTNAAPAAIGPYSQGIVANGFLFTAGQIAIDPATGQIVTGDVAKQTERVMANLAAVLATVNATWADVVKTTVFLHDMGDFPVVNEVYGKALGEARPARSTVQVSALPRGVLVEIDAVVAVP
- a CDS encoding TatD family hydrolase, which encodes MTAFLDSHAHLADPAFDADRDMVIENARAAGAVGVVCIGESVAAGERAAALAERHRGFVWFTAGVHPHDAADFDEPRDAAAIRELATRGSVAIGECGLDYHYDHSPRPMQRRAFAAQLAIARELDRPVVVHTREAEDDTRAMIVEAGAAGVRGVLHCFTGSVALAEAALSVGWYVSFSGIVTFKKWEGDEVIRLVPADRLLVESDSPYLAPVPNRGRRNEPAWVSLTVARVANVRGVESVTLGAETSRNAARLFGLSISSENLS
- the selD gene encoding selenide, water dikinase SelD, which gives rise to MIAEETARLTTFARCAGCAAKLGHLDLSQALAGVPVRSDPRLLVGRETFDDAGVFQVSEDLALVQTVDFFAPIVDDPYSFGQVAAANALSDVYAMGGEPLTALNIVGFPANRLPLEVLTELLRGGQDKVHEAGALVVGGHTIIDDELKFGLSVTGRVDPKKMLSNANAKVGDHLVLTKPLGTAILATAAKRGDLGASETKGLIDSMTKLNASASRGAVAVGARCATDITGFGLLGHASHIAEASHVSIVIDADKLPVLPGARDAWDRGVTTGGSERNERYLEERVDWRTSSSFLRALAMDPQTSGGLLVAVPADKVGQYLSLVSEGIEIGVVVDRHTHGLVFA
- a CDS encoding UDP-2,3-diacylglucosamine diphosphatase, which translates into the protein MLKAPCYVFSDAHLGFAGADVERAVIGFLRHVATHAGSLIVNGDLFEFWFEWRTVIPRGAFRTVAALGDVVDAGVQVLMIAGNHDCWGGDVLRQDVGVDYRFGPLVEDVAGWRTHIEHGDGLRPREDRRYRALRRVLRNSWAIRSFRWLHPDLATPLASGSSSASRNYAARDHGRGLRVAAERVAVANPAIDLVLFGHSHVPTLERLTGGAAYANAGSWLDAPTFLRITPDEIVLRRWESGARGEPSAESADLDVLHRAAKKPLADA